One region of Citrus sinensis cultivar Valencia sweet orange chromosome 6, DVS_A1.0, whole genome shotgun sequence genomic DNA includes:
- the LOC102630557 gene encoding delta(7)-sterol-C5(6)-desaturase-like, translating into MGDDYLQLFVDETTLYNRIVLANLLPSKWWDPLPHVLQTWLRNYIAGTLLYLVSGLLWCFYVYYLKRNVYVPKDDIPTRKAMLLQIFVAMKAMPWYVGLPTVSEYMIENGWTKCFARISDIGWFAYLVYLVIYLVLVEFGIYWMHRELHDIKFLYKHLHATHHIYNKQNTLSPFAGLAFHPLDGILQAVPHVIALFIVPTHFTTHLGLLFLEAIWTTNIHDCIHGKLWPWMGAGYHTIHHTTYRHNYGHYTIWMDWMLGTLCDPADDDWGKTK; encoded by the exons ATGGGCGACGATTATCTGCAGCTGTTCGTGGACGAGACCACTTTGTACAACCGCATCGTGTTGGCCAACTTGTTACCCTCCAAATGGTGGGACCCTCTTCCCCATGTTTTGCAGACGTGGCTTCGTAACTACATTGCCGGAACTCTTCTCTACTTAGTTTCTGGCCTCTTGTGGTGCTTCTATGTCTACTACTTGAAACGCAACGTTTATGTCCCTAAAG ATGACATCCCTACTAGAAAAGCTATGCTGTTGCAGATATTTGTTGCTATGAAGGCGATGCCATGGTACGTTGGCCTTCCAACTGTTTCTGAGTACATGATTGAAAATGGCTGGACAAAGTGTTTCGCCAGAATAAGTGACATTGGTTGGTTCGCTTACCTGGTCTATTTGGTTATTTACCTTGTGCTTGTCGAGTTTGGGATTTACTGGATGCACAGAGAATTGCATGACATAAAGTTTCTTTATAAGCATCTTCATGCAACCCATCATATATACAACAAGCAGAATACCCTTTCTCCATTTGCTG gTTTGGCATTTCACCCACTGGATGGTATACTGCAGGCTGTTCCACATGTTATAGCACTCTTCATAGTGCCAACCCATTTTACCACACATTTAGGGCTCTTATTCCTTGAGGCCATATGGACAACAAACATTCATGATTGCATCCATGGCAAGCTATGGCCTTGGATGGGTGCTGGTTATCACACTATTCACCACACCACATACCGACATAATTATGGTCATTATACCATATGGATGGACTGGATGCTTGGAACTCTTTGTGATCCAGCTGATGATGACTGGGGAAAGACGAAATGA
- the LOC102631261 gene encoding plastidic glucose transporter 4, whose protein sequence is MQASTYAIKASVCFDARNRRRACVLAAGFANTRSVALNCNFTSNNSICMRDMGMKLTRATQGVETLFRSTVKPRSVKAQASAGDIEEATPFKPQEKKSSGVVLPFVGVACLGAILFGYHLGVVNGALEYLAKDLGIAENTVLQGWIVSSLLAGATVGSFTGGSLADKFGRTRTFQLDAVPLAAGAFLCATAQSVQTMIIGRVLAGIGIGISSAIVPLYISEISPTEIRGALGSVNQLFICVGILAALVAGLPLAGNPLWWRTMFGLAAVPSILLALGMGLSPESPRWLFQQGKKSEAEKSIQTLYGKERVSEVMLDLTNAGQGSAEPEAGWFDLFSSRYWKVVSVGAALFLFQQLAGINAVVYYSTSVFRSAGIESDVAASALVGASNVFGTAVASSLMDRQGRKSLLTFSFTGMAASMLLLSLSFTWKVLAPYSGTLAVLGTVLYVLSFSLGAGPVPALLLPEIFASRIRAKAVALSLGMHWISNFVIGLYFLSVVNKFGISTVYLGFATVCLLAVLYIAINVVETKGRSLEEIERALNPVV, encoded by the exons ATGCAGGCGTCCACGTACGCAATCAAAGCGAGTGTATGCTTTGACGCCCGCAATCGGAGGCGTGCGTGCGTGTTGGCTGCTGGCTTTGCTAACACCAGAAGTGTTGCTTTGAATTGTAATTTTACTAGTAATAATAGTATTTGCATGAGAGATATGGGAATGAAGCTCACACGTGCCACTCAGGGCGTTGAAACTCTGTTTAGATCAACGGTTAAGCCCCGATCGGTGAAAGCTCAAGCCTCCG CTGGAGACATTGAAGAAGCTACTCCTTTCAAGCCTCAGGAGAAAAAATCTTCTGGAGTAGTTTTGCCTTTTGTTGGGGTTGCTTGTTTGGGAGCTATTTTATTTGGTTACCACTTAGG GGTTGTAAATGGCGCTCTTGAATACCTTGCCAAGGACCTTGGGATTGCTGAAAACACTGTCCTGCAAG GATGGATTGTCAGCTCATTACTTGCTGGTGCCACTGTTGGTTCTTTTACTGGAGGATCATTGGCTGACAAATTTGGCAGAACAAGGACTTTTCAGTTAGACGCAGTTCCCCTCGCAGCTGGAGCATTTCTATG TGCTACTGCCCAGAGTGTACAGACTATGATAATTGGCCGCGTACTGGCAGGCATTGGAATTGGCATCTCATCTGCCATTGTACCACTTTATATATCTGAG ATCTCACCAACTGAAATTCGTGGTGCTCTTGGATCAGTAAACCAACTTTTTATATGTGTTGGGATTCTTGCAGCATTGGTAGCTGGACTACCCTTAGCTGGAAACCCTCTATG gtGGAGGACAATGTTCGGCCTTGCTGCTGTACCATCTATTCTTTTGGCTTTAGGAATGGGACTTTCTCCAGAAAGCCCACGGTGGCTTTTTCAG CAAGGCAAGAAATCTGAAGCTGAAAAATCTATACAAACACTATATGGGAAAGAAAGAGTTTCTGAAGTTATGCTTGATCTAACAAATGCGGGTCAAGGTTCTGCAGAGCCAGAGGCTGGATGGTTTGATTTATTTAGCAGCCGCTATTGGAAAG TTGTGAGTGTTGGTGCAGCACTTTTCTTGTTCCAACAGTTGGCTGGGATAAATGCTGTGGTTTATTATTCTACTTCAGTGTTCCGTAGTGCTGGAATCGAATCTGATGTCGCAGCAAGTGCTCTTGTTGGAGCATCAAATGTCTTTG GAACTGCTGTTGCATCCTCTTTGATGGACAGACAAGGCAGAAAAAGTCTTCTAACCTTCAGCTTTACTGGAATG GCTGCTTCAATGTTGCTGCTTTCCTTGTCCTTCACATGGAAAGTCCTGGCACCATATTCTGGCACCCTTGCTGTTCTTGGGACCGTCCT CTATGTATTATCCTTTTCACTTGGTGCTGGTCCTGTGCCGGCTCTTCTCCTGCCAGAGATCTTTGCCTCGAGAATCAGAGCAAAAGCGGTTGCTTTGTCATTAGGCATGCATTGG ATCTCAAACTTTGTTATCGGACTGTACTTCTTGAGCGTTGTAAACAAGTTTGGAATCAGTACAGTGTATTTGGGATTTGCAACCGTCTGTCTCCTTGCCGTCTTGTACATAGCCATTAATGTTGTAGAAACAAAGGGAAGATCATTGGAGGAGATAGAGCGTGCTCTCAATCCAGTAGTTTGA
- the LOC102630459 gene encoding glycosyltransferase BC10, with the protein MANAQPQHQRQKQQHLFGSISRSVNTHVHLNHVYLFLLFVIGFSLGVVITLFLKNFLFTMAIAPFASTNTASVSLEAQRFIKCNTSDDELFRKATSMVQSKNIVVAKVAFMFLTKGPLPLAPLWEKFFAGHEGFYSIYVHSHPFYNETVPESSVFHGRRIPSQPVYWGTTTMIDAEKRLLANALLDISNQRFVLLSESCIPLFNFTTIYKYLINSNLSFLGSFDDPRSPGRGRYNPKMSPSINITDWRKGSQWFEVHRDLAVHIVSDTKYYRIFKTHCLPPCYSDEHYIPTLVNILYPELNSNRSITWVDWSRGGPHPVKFGGNQITDEFLNQIRCRSKCLYNGNTVTSVCNLFARKFLPNALGPLLRICPLLLGFNP; encoded by the exons ATGGCTAATGCCCAGCCGCAGCATCAACgacaaaaacaacaacatcTATTTGGATCAATTTCAAGATCTGTGAATACCCATGTGCACTTAAATCATGtctatctttttcttctatttgTTATTGGGTTTTCTCTTGGAGTTGTGATAactttatttctcaaaaactTCTTATTCACCATGGCAATAGCGCCATTTGCTTCAACAAACACTGCTAGCGTTTCGCTGGAAGCACAAAGATTCATCAAGTGCAACACGAGTGATGATGAGTTGTTTCGGAAAGCAACGTCAATGGTTCAAAGTAAAAATATCGTTGTAGCAAAAGTTGCTTTCATGTTCTTGACAAAAGGGCCATTGCCATTGGCTCCATTGTGGGAGAAATTCTTTGCCGGGCATGAAGggttttattcaatttatgtgCACTCACATCCTTTTTATAACGAAACAGTTCCTGAAAGTTCTGTTTTCCACGGCAGAAGAATCCCCAGCCAG CCAGTTTATTGGGGAACCACAACAATGATTGATGCTGAAAAGCGACTACTAGCGAATGCCCTCCTTGACATCTCCAATCAAAGATTTGTGCTTCTTTCTGAATCTTGCATACCATTATTCAACTTCACAACAATTTACAAGTATCTCATCAACTCAAATCTAAGCTTTTTAGGCTCATTTGATGACCCAAGAAGCCCAGGCCGTGGCCGATACAACCCAAAAATGTCACCCTCTATTAACATAACAGACTGGAGGAAAGGGTCTCAATGGTTTGAAGTGCACCGTGACCTAGCCGTTCACATTGTCTCCGACACCaaatattatagaattttcaAAACACATTGCCTCCCACCTTGCTACAGCGACGAACATTATATCCCAACTTTGGTGAATATACTTTACCCTGAGCTAAATTCGAATCGGAGTATTACGTGGGTCGATTGGTCGAGGGGCGGACCGCATCCGGTGAAATTCGGAGGGAATCAAATTACGGATGAATTTCTGAATCAGATTCGGTGTCGATCAAAATGTTTGTACAACGGTAATACTGTTACTTCAGTGTGTAATCTCTTTGCTAGAAAGTTTTTGCCTAACGCATTGGGGCCTTTACTACGGATTTGTCCCTTGTTACTCGGTTTCAATCCTTAG
- the LOC102630861 gene encoding uncharacterized protein LOC102630861: MELRVMDKEEDERREAAIASSQYLQPNFKVKGVTQDQLSKFQELHRRRLQIKSKSKFHKKPKGSAYGTSRSGGEDLNSMPHGDVDASTTIEDSSVSNLKSHNNDISSSIPHDDVAESLAPKKRQKLHWGLDTKERWERKANM; encoded by the exons ATGGAGTTGAGGGTGATGGACaaggaagaagatgaaagaaGAGAAGCAGCGATCGCGTCGTCACAATATTTGCAGCCCAATTTCAAGGTCAAAGGTGTCACCCAAGACCAGCTCTCCAAATTTCAA GAGCTGCATAGGAGGCGcttacaaataaaatccaaatcaaAGTTTCATAAGAAACCAAAAG GATCTGCATATGGGACCAGCAGATCTGGTGGCGAAGACCTCAATTCCATGCCTCATGGTGATGTAGATGCTAGTACTACAATTGAAGATTCAAGTGTGTCGAACTTGAAAAGCCACAACAATGATATCAGTTCCTCTATACCGCATGATGATGTAGCAGAATCTCTAGCACCAAAGAAGCGCCAAAAATTACATTGGGG GCTTGATACCAAGGAAAGATGGGAAAGGAAGGCCAATATGTAG